From Brachyhypopomus gauderio isolate BG-103 unplaced genomic scaffold, BGAUD_0.2 sc83, whole genome shotgun sequence, a single genomic window includes:
- the ren gene encoding renin isoform X1 — protein sequence MKTHLWALLLFLPLTTQALRRVTLKKMPSIRETLKGLGVTAAQAFAELEPKLAADPSPSNGTTSTPLTNYMDTQYFGEIIIGSPAQMFNVVFDTGSANLWVPSQSCSPLYTACFTHNRYDASKSRTHIRNGTGFSIQYASGNVRGFLSEDVVMVGGIPVVQVFAEATALPAVPFIFAKFDGILGMGYPDMAIDGITPVFDRIMSQHVLKEHTFSVYYSRDPQRIPGGELVLGGTDPKYYTGSFNYVHTKGEGKWEVTMKGVSVGMETLFCTEGCSAMIDTGSSFITGPASSISVLMTTIGAVELAEGGYTVNCDLIMSLPSVTFHLGDQMYPLTQEDYILWQSQFGEDICTVTFRALDIPPPMGPVWILGANFIARYYTEFDRRNNRIGFAQAV from the exons ATGAAGACACACCTGtgggctctcctcctcttcctccctctgacTACGCAGGCCTTAAGAAG GGTAACTCTGAAGAAAATGCCCTCCATTCGAGAGACCCTGAAGGGGCTCGGTGTCACCGCAGCGCAAGCGTTTGCTGAACTTGAACCGAAACTGGCCGCCGACCCATCACCTAGCAACGGGACGACCTCAACACCGCTGACCAACTACATGGAT aCTCAGTACTTTGGGGAGATCATTATTGGTTCACCAGCTCAGATGTTCAATGTGGTGTTTGACACGGGTTCTGCCAACCTGTGGGTGCCCTCACAGAGCTGTTCTCCATTATATACAGCATGTT tcACTCATAACAGATATGATGCCTCCAAGTCTCGCACACACATTCGTAACGGAACAGGATTCTCCATCCAATATGCTTCCGGAAATGTGCGTGGATTCCTGAGCGAGGATGTTGTCATG GTGGGTGGTATCCCAGTAGTCCAAGTGTTTGCAGAGGCCACCGCCCTCCCAGCTGTTCCTTTCATCTTTGCTAAGTTTGATGGCATCCTGGGGATGGGCTATCCGGACATGGCCATCGACGGCATCACGCCGGTGTTCGACCGCATCATGTCTCAGCACGTGTTGAAGGAGCACACGTTCTCCGTGTACTACAGCAG ggatCCACAACGTATCCCTGGGGGAGAACTGGTGCTAGGGGGCACAGATCCGAAATACTACACGGGCTCATTCAACTACGTTCACACCAAGGGGGAGGGGAAGTGGGAGGTCACCATGAAGGG TGTGTCTGTTGGGATGGAGACATTATTCTGTACAGAAGGCTGTAGTGCTATGATCGACACAGGCTCCTCCTTTATAACTGGCCCCGCCTCCTCAATTTCTGTTCTCATGACGACAATCGGTGCTGTTGAGCTTGCAGAGGGAGGA TATACTGTGAACTGTGACCTGATCATGTCCTTACCAAGTGTGACCTTTCACCTTGGGGATCAGATGTATCCTCTCACACAGGAAGACTACATTCTCTGG CAGTCGCAGTTTGGGGAAGACATTTGCACTGTGACTTTCAGAGCACTGGACATACCACCTCCGATGGGTCCTGTGTGGATATTGGGAGCCAACTTCATCGCCCGGTACTACACCGAGTTCGACAGGAGGAACAACCGCATTGGCTTCGCCCAAGCCGTGTGA
- the ren gene encoding renin isoform X2: MKTHLWALLLFLPLTTQALRRVTLKKMPSIRETLKGLGVTAAQAFAELEPKLAADPSPSNGTTSTPLTNYMDTQYFGEIIIGSPAQMFNVVFDTGSANLWVPSQSCSPLYTACFTHNRYDASKSRTHIRNGTGFSIQYASGNVRGFLSEDVVMVGGIPVVQVFAEATALPAVPFIFAKFDGILGMGYPDMAIDGITPVFDRIMSQHVLKEHTFSVYYSRDPQRIPGGELVLGGTDPKYYTGSFNYVHTKGEGKWEVTMKGVSVGMETLFCTEGCSAMIDTGSSFITGPASSISVLMTTIGAVELAEGGYTVNCDLIMSLPSVTFHLGDQMYPLTQEDYILWSQFGEDICTVTFRALDIPPPMGPVWILGANFIARYYTEFDRRNNRIGFAQAV; this comes from the exons ATGAAGACACACCTGtgggctctcctcctcttcctccctctgacTACGCAGGCCTTAAGAAG GGTAACTCTGAAGAAAATGCCCTCCATTCGAGAGACCCTGAAGGGGCTCGGTGTCACCGCAGCGCAAGCGTTTGCTGAACTTGAACCGAAACTGGCCGCCGACCCATCACCTAGCAACGGGACGACCTCAACACCGCTGACCAACTACATGGAT aCTCAGTACTTTGGGGAGATCATTATTGGTTCACCAGCTCAGATGTTCAATGTGGTGTTTGACACGGGTTCTGCCAACCTGTGGGTGCCCTCACAGAGCTGTTCTCCATTATATACAGCATGTT tcACTCATAACAGATATGATGCCTCCAAGTCTCGCACACACATTCGTAACGGAACAGGATTCTCCATCCAATATGCTTCCGGAAATGTGCGTGGATTCCTGAGCGAGGATGTTGTCATG GTGGGTGGTATCCCAGTAGTCCAAGTGTTTGCAGAGGCCACCGCCCTCCCAGCTGTTCCTTTCATCTTTGCTAAGTTTGATGGCATCCTGGGGATGGGCTATCCGGACATGGCCATCGACGGCATCACGCCGGTGTTCGACCGCATCATGTCTCAGCACGTGTTGAAGGAGCACACGTTCTCCGTGTACTACAGCAG ggatCCACAACGTATCCCTGGGGGAGAACTGGTGCTAGGGGGCACAGATCCGAAATACTACACGGGCTCATTCAACTACGTTCACACCAAGGGGGAGGGGAAGTGGGAGGTCACCATGAAGGG TGTGTCTGTTGGGATGGAGACATTATTCTGTACAGAAGGCTGTAGTGCTATGATCGACACAGGCTCCTCCTTTATAACTGGCCCCGCCTCCTCAATTTCTGTTCTCATGACGACAATCGGTGCTGTTGAGCTTGCAGAGGGAGGA TATACTGTGAACTGTGACCTGATCATGTCCTTACCAAGTGTGACCTTTCACCTTGGGGATCAGATGTATCCTCTCACACAGGAAGACTACATTCTCTGG TCGCAGTTTGGGGAAGACATTTGCACTGTGACTTTCAGAGCACTGGACATACCACCTCCGATGGGTCCTGTGTGGATATTGGGAGCCAACTTCATCGCCCGGTACTACACCGAGTTCGACAGGAGGAACAACCGCATTGGCTTCGCCCAAGCCGTGTGA